Below is a window of Tolypothrix bouteillei VB521301 DNA.
CAGCGATATTATTGCAAATGCCATACAAGGCAGAGGCGGCAATATCCAAATTACCACACAGGGAATTTTTGGATTGAAGTTCCGTCCCCAATTAACTTCTGAGAATGACATCACCGCCAGTTCCCAATCTGGGGTAAGCGGTACGGTTCAAATTAATACCATCGGCATCACTCCAAATATTGCTGTTGTAGAATTGCCAGCAAACGTAGTCGATCCCTCTCAACAAATTGCAAGTGGCTGTGCGGGTTCTCAAAGCAGTCGCTTTGTGGCAACAGGACGCGGTGGCATACCGCAAAATCCCAATCAACAACTAAGCAGCGATCGCACTTGGGATGATATACGCGATTTGTCTGCTTACCGCCAAACTCGTGAGGTGACAGCCCAAATTCCCCCATTACCGGCGGTTCTCGTCGAAGCGACTTCCTGGCATCGCAACGCCGAAGGAAAAATTGAGTTAGTTGCACCGCCATCTCTTGCTCCCAAACAACCATTGCTGACCTGCGCTGACATTGTCAAACAACATTAGCACGCAAAAGCTCGTGTTAAAAGTTACTTCATTTAGGGAATCATAACTATGTACAAGTATTAAGAAAAATTAACTGATGAAAGCTGCCTCTGTTCGATTGAGTTGCGTCAAGAGAATAATAACAACTGGGGTGCTATTACCATTGGGGATAATGTTCCCCGACATTAGATATGTTAACGCTCAAGTCAGTTCTGATGGTACTCTCAACACCAGTGTTTCCCAAAGCGGCGATCGCTTCATTATCACTAACGGCAGTGCTACAGGCAGCAACCTGTTTCACAGCTTTCGTCAATTTTCCGTTCCCACAGGTGGTTCAGCCACCTTTGATTTAGCCAATACGCCCAACATTTCCACCATCTTCAGTCGCGTCACCTCTGGCAGTATTTCTCAGATTGACGGTTTAATTGAGACCATCAACGGCAATCGTCCCGTAAGTCTGTTTTTAATCAATCCCAGTGGAATTGTTTTTGGAGCAAATGCAAAACTCAATATTAGCGGCTCATTCATTGGTACAACGGCAACGAGCATTCAATTTGCTGATGGTGTGGAGTTGAAGGCAACTGAGGCGATGACACCCCCCATACTAACGGTAAGCGTACCCATAGGCTTGCAGTTTGGTCCAAACTCAGGTGCCATCTCCGTTCAAAATGCCAGCCCTTCCCTTTCGGAAAGTTCATCAGGCATAGGGGTGATGCCTGGAAAGACACTCGCTTTGCTGGGAAATGGCATTGATTTAGCGGGAGGCATTTTAAAAACCGTAGATGGCTCTATTGAACTTGGCAGCGTTCGCTCGGGACAAGTTAACCTTCAAGAAGCATCTGTTGGGTGGGCATTTGATTACTCCAACGTTGGGGAAGGACTGAGCGATCTCCACTTGAGTGAGCAAGCACAAGTCTCTGGGTTGGGATTTGGAAGTAGTGCAATTCAAATGCATGGCAGAAATATCAGCATTGTGGAAGGTTCGGCTGTGACCACTCAAAATCTCGGTTCTCGCTCATCAGATCGGATTGCGATTCATGCCACTGAGTTGTTCAGTCTTGAAGGCACAAACCCACAAGGAACTATACGCAGCCAAGTGGCAAGCAGCGCTCTTGGTTTGGGGAAGGGCGGAGATATTAGCGTTTTGACCAGACAACTCTTGCTACGAGGTGGAGCCCAAATCGCAACTCAAAGCGTTAGTTCGGGGCAGGGTGGGAATATCCTGGTGAGGGCTGTCGAGTTTATCTCAGCAAATGGACTTAACCCTGTCAATCCTTTAGAAAGTACATCAATTGCCACAACCTCAGCTGGTTCGGGAAAAGCAGGAAATGTCACTGTTTCAACCCAAAAACTCATGGTTGCTAACGGCGCTGGTATTGGGTCACTTACTAGCTCAACTGCCGATAGTGGCGATGTGCAGATTGATGCCTCAGACTCGATCGATGTTTCTGGAATTAATAACATTACATTTCTCCCTACCTTTGTAGCTTCATCAACAATAGGATATGGTAGTGCGGGTAATCTAAGCATTTCTACGGCACAACTCACAGTTAGAGATGGCGGCTTGGTTTCTTCTTTGACTAGCGCGATAGGAAATGCTGGCAATGTCAAGATTATCGCCTCAGACTTTATTGACGTAAACGGTGCATCACCAAATAATTTTGTCCACAGCAGCATTGGTTCTAGTGCAATACGCCTCGAATCTATCGATCCTGTCACCCGTGCAACTTATAACCTACCCGAAATTCCCAATGGAAATGCTGGAGGTGTAGTCCTGGTGACGCCACAACTGCGCGTTAAGGATGGATCTGAGGTGGGGGTCAGAAATGACGGTACGGGCAATGCAGGGAATTTCGAGATTTATGCAGATTCGATTGTCCTGAACAATCGAGGAGGGATTTCCGCCGCGACGCAATCTGGAACCGGCGGCAACCTACTTCTGAATGCTCGACAACTGTTGCTGATTGACGGGAATAGCAAAATTTCTGTGGAAGCAAAGGGAACTGGAGATGGTGGCAATATCGCGATAAACGCTCCGGTGGTTGTCGGTTTCAACAACAGCGATATTGTTGCTAATGCCATACAAGGTAGAGGCGGCAATATCCAAATTACCACACAAGGAATTTTTGGATTGAAGTTCCATCCCCAATTAACTTCTGAGAATGATATCACTGCGAGTTCCCAATCTGGGGTGAGCGGTACGGTTCAAATTAATACCATCGGCATTGCTCCAAATATTGCTGTTGTAGAATTGCCAGCAAACGTAGTCGATCCATCTCAGCAAATTGCCACAGGTTGTGCGGGTTCTCAAAGCAATCGCTTTGTGGCAACAGGACGCGGTGGCATACCGCAAAATCCCAATCAACAAGCAATAAGCGATCGCACCTGGGATGATACACGCGATTTGTCTGCTTACCAAAAAACTCGTGACGTTGTTGTCCAAACGCCCCTATCTCCAGAACTGCTTGTAGAAGCCACAACTTGGCATCGCAATACCAAAGGAGAGTTGGAGTTAATTGCACCGCCATCTCTCGGTGGCGAACAACAATTGCTAACCTGCGCTGATATTGTCAAACAACACTAGTACATAAAAGCTCGTGTTAAAAGTTATTCCATTTAGGGAATCATAACTATGTACAAGTATGGGAAAACAATTGATGAAAGCCACCTCTGTTCCATTAAGTTGCATCAAAAGGATGACAATAGCACAAATTATTCAAACTCAATCTCGTGAATGACTTATGCTTTTCCAAATGAAACGGTATCGTTGGCTATATATCAGTCTAAGCACTTTGAGCTTGTGTTTGGCAGTCACCATTATGCCTGCAAAAGCATCGTTACCAGTATTAACAACCTCTAACTTTAATGCGCCATCACTTATTTCCGCATCGTTTTCCCAGCCCAGTAACTTGCTAGAACAAGGAAGGAACTTCTACCGCTTGGGACGCTTTGCAGAAGCACTGACAGCTTGGCAAACAGCTGCACAGCAGTACAATATTCAAGGCGATCGCCTTAACGTTGCTCTCAGCTTGAGTTACCTCTCATTAGCACAACAAGAACTCAATCAGTGGGAAGCCGCCCGCCAATCTATTGAGCAAAGCCTAAAACTGTTGCAAGCAGCTACACCTCCTGCTGATGCAATTCTCTGGGCGCAAGCACTCAACACTCAAGCCAATTTGCAACTGCACGTTGGCAAAGCCGAAATTGCTCTTGAAACTTGGCAACAAGCTCAAAAATTTTACGAGCAAGCAGGCGATACGATGGGAAGCTTGGGGAGCCAGATCAATCAAGCACAAGCTTTACAAAGTTTAGGATTTTACCGTCGCTCCAAACAGCAATTAGAGGCGATCTCCCAAAAGCTTAAAGCGATGCCAAATTCTGAAATCAAAGTCAGTGGGTTGCGCTCCCTTGGCTTAACCCTGCAAACGATCGGCGATCTTAAAAGTCAAGAGGTTTTGGAGGAAAGTTTAGAGATTGCTCGCAAAATAGAAGCCAAACCCCACTTAAGTTCTATCCTTCTAAGCTTGGGAAAAAATGCTGTAGACTTGCAAGATCCTAACGCAGCACTGGATTATTTTGAACAGGCAGAACAAGTCGCTACCAACCCAGGCGATCGGTTGCAAGCAAGTTTAGCTCGTTTTAAACTTTTCCTCAACCACAATAAACCCGAGCTTGCAGCCCCACTTGCACCTCAACTGTTACAACAATTTCAGACACTTCCCACCAGTCACAGTTCTCTTTACGCTGCTATCAATTTTGTTGCTACCCTCAACGGGGGTGAAAGCCCTTCCCAAATTTTACCACTTAAAGACCAGGCGCAACTCATGGCGGCCACAGTTCAATCTGCACGCCAGATTCAAGATGCTCGCGCAGAAGCTTATGCACTGCATCAATGGGGTCAACTCTATCGTCAGATGCAGCAGTGGTCAGAAGCAAAGCAACTCGCTCAACAATCCCTCAATATTGCTCGTCAACTCCAAGCTGAAGATATCATTGCTCAATCAGCTTGGCAGGTAGGACAATTACACAAGCAACAAGGCGAACGAATTCAAGCAATTAGCGCCTATACCGAAGCGGTGAGAGCACTCAAAGCATTGCGGGGAGATTTGGTTGCTGTCAACGCTGATGTCCAGTTCTCTTTCCGCAAAAGTGTGGAGCCCGTATACCGAGAACTAGTTGGTTTACTCCTAGATGGACAACCGAGTCAAGCAGCACTAGTACAAGCCCGTGAATTGATTGAGTCTCTCCAACTTGCAGAACTTGATAACTACTTCAGGGAAGCGTGTTTAGATAAAGTCCAGCAAATTGACCGGGTTGACCCTACAGCCACAATCGTTTATCCCATTATCTTATCCGATCGGCTAGCACTGATTCTCTCAAATGCCGGACAACCACTTCGTTATTATGTCATTCACAAATCTCAAGCAGAAATTGAACAAACTATAAGTAAATTATTACTTTTTTTCAATCCAGTCTCAGATTCCCAAGAGCGGAAGCGGTTATCCCAACAAGTTTATGATTGGTTGATTAAACCGTTGGAAGTGGATCGAGCCCTTCAGGAGACGAAAACATTAGTGTTTGTTTTAGATGGTCAATTACGGAATATTCCAATAGCAGCTTTGTATGATGGCAAACAGTACCTCATTGAAAAGTATGCTGTTGCAATCTCGCCAGGATTGCAATTGATGGCGGCGCGATCGCTCCAGTTTCAAAACATCAAAGCCCTCGTAGGCGGTATCAGCCAATCTCGCGCTGGTTTTAGTGCTTTACCTGATGTGGAATTGGAACTCAAACATATTTCAAAGGCTGTACCATCTTCCGTTTTGTTGAATCAAGAGTTTACCAGCCAAGCTCTTGCCGCTCGGATGAGATCTAGTAACGCTGATGTTGTCCACTTAGCAACTCATGCACAGTTTAGCTCTCGCCTTGAAAATACATACTTAGTGACTTGGGATGGACAAATCAATATTAAAGATCTGTCAGAACTTTTAAAAAATCAGGGTAGCAATTCATCGAAAATTATTGAGTTATTAGTGTTAAGCGCTTGTGATACAGCAACAGGAGACGATCGCGCCGTCCTTGGAATTGCGGGTTTGGCTGTCAAATCTGGTGCCCGCTCAACCATTGCAACCCTATGGCCTGTCAAAGATAAAGCAGCTGCCATGCTCATGACTCGCTTCTACGATCGACTCAAACAACCCAGAATCTCCAAAGCTGAGGCATTACGCCAAGCACAAATGGATTTAATTCGCCAAACTGATTTCTTCGATCCGTTCTTTTGGTCTGCTTTCGTTTTAGTTGGCAATTGGTCTTAAATACGTACAATTACTGAGTTAATTTGAAAAAATAAAGACATTTTTTATGGAGTTTTAGTTAAGGGTAGTTTATACTGCTAATAATCTGCCACATTAATTTTGGTAGATTGCAAGCTCCCTGATTTTTTAAGGGTTAATCAATCGCGAATGGGGTTTAAGACCTTCCATCTAGTACTCTCATGTTTCTTGTTCCCCTCCTCTAGCTGGGAATATAGAGTATGAGATTCTGGCTCTCGTAGCAAATCACAAAAGGCGGGGCCCAAGGTGAAGGTACTTCGAGGCTCTGCTTCGGAATGAGGTGAGGGTCTGACTCATCATTCAATTTTAACGTATCTTTTATTACAAACAAAAAACGAGGTAGAAAATAGTGAAATCTTGGTATTTGATTAGTGTATTAAGCATTATTGCTCTAATCGCTAGCAATGCATGGACGAGCGCCCGTGCTATCACATTTACACCACCCCCTAACAATGGCGCTCCCAGACAAGCAACAGGAGGGGCTTCTCGTGGCAATCTCTTTACTCCCGTGTCTGGAAATGGCGCTCCCAGACAAGCAACGGGAGGGGCTTCTCGTGGCAATCTCTTTACTCCCGTGTCTGGAAATGGGGCTCCCAAACAAGCAACGGGAGGGGCTTCTCGTGGCAATCTCTTTACTCCCGTGTCTGGAAATGGGGCTCCCAAACAAGCAACGGGAGGGGCTTCTCGTGTTGGAAATTCTAACGTAAATCCTTTGATAGAGGCAGAAACCCCAGCAGCACTCATCGCTCTGTTACCCCAAACTTTTTATGGCACAACGGTGTCCGAACGCCCTACAATTTTGGTTTATTTGCCTCCTTCTAATGCAGAAGAAGCTGTATTCAGCCTGAAAGATGAAGCTGGCAATACGCAGTATCAGATGACTATTCCAGTGGCTGGAAAAATTGGAGTCATTGCTGTTAAATTGCCAGTTCACGCACCTGCTTTAGCCGTTGGAAAAAATTACCAATGGTTCTTGGCACTTAAAGTGGATGGACAACTCAGCCCAAGTACACCTTATGTCGATGGTTGGATACAACGTATTCAACCTAACGTTGAGTTAGCAACTGCAATGCAACAAAAAGATGCTTTCAAGCAGGCTGCTGCTTTTGGGAAAAACGGTGTTTGGTATGACTGTATAGCAACACTTGCTACTCTACACACTGCCCAACCTGCGAATGGAACCCTTGCCAAGCAATGGGCAGAACTTCTTTCCTCGGTTAGCTTAAAGGAAATTGCGACAGTTCCCGTTATTATTGACTAACTTATACAGGTGTTGGTGAAGTTAAGCTTTACCAATGCCAACTGCTGATATTAATGATATATATGGCGCAAATATGTGGCGCAAATTTCAAGCTTTTATCCAACGAACTCGCAGTATTTTGATTATTACTCCCAGTGTTACCCTAACAGTTCTGGTTGGGCAATCGCTGGGATTGTTCAATTTGCCTGAGTGGAAACTTCGGGATGAATGGGTTCGCCTACGCCAGGTGATGCCAATACAAGAGACAATAGCTAATGAAATTGTTGTTGTTACCATTGATGAACGTGATATCCAATCGGTGGGTAAATGGCCAATTCCAGATTGGGCACTGGCACAATTACTTGCAAAAATTCGGGCGCAACAACCCAGAGCTATTGGCTTGGATCTCTATCGGGATCTGCCAGAAGGAAAAGGGTACGAGCAACTGGTACAAATTTTCCGCACCACTCCTAACTTGTTTGGGGTCGAGAAAATTACTGGTGAACGAGTCAACCCTCCTCCAGAACTGAAAAAGCGCGATCGAGTCGGATTTGCAGATTTAGTTCTGGATGGAGATCGTCAGGTACGTCGTGCTCTCCTGACAGCAAAAGATGCAAAAGAGCAAGATACTCTTAAAGCAGGACTGGCAACTCGTGTGGCGCTACAGTATCTTGAAGCCGAAGGAATTGCATTAGAAAGCATTGACCCCCAGCAGCAAAAGTTTCGATTGGGTAAAGCGGTTTACTCACCACTTAAGAATCAAGAAGCCGGTTATCCAGAGATTGAGTTAGGCGGCTATCAAATTCTACTCAACTGGTACGGTTCGGAAACAGCTTTTCACACAGTGACTCTACGCGATGTATTAGCAGGGAAACTTCCAGCAAATTTAATACGCGATCGTATGGTATTTATTGGTTCAGTCGCTGCGAGTACCAATGATTTCTTCAGCACGCCCTTTAGTTCTTCCTTCATATCTGCCCAAAAACCTACACCCGGTGTTGTTGTTCACGCCAATATTGCTTACCAGCTAGTGCAAGGGGCAAAAGTAGGAAACACAAATCTCCATGGGGTTTCTGGCATTTTTCTACCGCTCTGGATTGTGTTTTGGTCTACCGTCGGTTCTACAGGGAGTTGGTACTTAGCTAGCGTGCGTACCGGTCGGCGAATTCCAGGTGGCAAAATTCTTTGGGCTACTGTACTCATTTGTGTGGCATATATGGCAAGTGCCTGCGGTATATTTTTGAATGGAGTGTTGATTCCAGTATCACCTGTTTTAGCTGCATTTATCAGCAGTGTAATCGCAACAACAAATGCTTATAAACAAAGGAAACTAGAAGAAACAAATCGCCAACTAGAAATTGCTAACAATCAACTATCAGATTATTCCAAAACCTTAGAGATCAAAGTCGAAGAGCGAACTCACGAACTGTTTGAGGCAAAGCTAGCTGCTGATGCTGCTAACCAAGCAAAAAGTGAGTTCCTAGCAAATATGAGCCACGAACTTCGCACACCGCTGAATGGCATCCTTGGATATGCACAACTGTTAGAGCGATCGCCAAATCTCACAGACAAAAGTCGGGAAGGAATCAGCATTATCCACCAGTGTGGCTCGCACCTGTTGATGCTGATCAACGATATTCTCGATCTCTCGAAAATAGAAGCTCGCAAACTAGAATTGGTGACAACAAACGTACATTTACTGACCTTTCTGCATAGTGTGACCGAGATTTGCAGTATCCGAGCCAAACAGAAAGGAATTGCGTTTAACGTTTTCATTAGCGATCGCCTACCATCTGCCATTCAAACAGATGAAAAGCGATTGCGGCAAGTGTTAATTAATTTACTAGGCAATGCTGTCAAATTCACAGATACTGGTAGCGTTACATTTAAAGTAAATGCGATCGCTCACCAGTGTCAACAATTGACAGGTGACACCGGACAAATAACACATCAAACAATTCGCTTCCAAATTGAAGATACGGGTATCGGGATGTCGCCAAAACAACTGGAGAAAATCTTCTTGCCTTTTGAACAAGTAGGCGACAGTGGCAAGCGAGCTGAGGGGACTGGTTTGGGATTGACTATCAGTCAAAGAATTGTGGCATTGATGGGAAGCCAAATTCAAGTACAAAGTCGTCTGGGTGAGGGGAGCGTGTTTTGGCTGGATTTAACAGTACCGCTTTCCCATGATTGGGATGCAAGAGTTGCGCCACTCAATCGGCAAATTATTGGAATTCAGAATAGTGAACCTCAGATTCTGATTATTGATGATGATGACAAGCACCGTTCCATGTTGATGGGTGTGTTGCAAGAAATTGGCTGTCGAACCTTGGAAGCAACTGATGGCAAACAAGGACTCCAGATGGTTGCCAAATACAAACCTGATGCGATTTTGCTTGATTTAGCCATGCCTCATATGGATGGTTTTGAGTTTATGGTTCATTTGCAAGCAAATCCGCAAACCCATGACATTCCTATTATCGTCTCCAGTGCTAACGTATTTGAGGAAAATCGTCAGCAGAGTTTACAAGCAGGGGCGCTCGCTTTTCTACCCAAACCCCTACAGATCGACGAACTGTTTAATATGCTGCAATCGGTGCTGGGAGTGGAGTGGATTTATGCTCAATCCACACCTCAGCAGTTATTTCCCAAACGTCAGGAAATTCCTGAGAGTGAGTGGGTTCTTCCATCCCAAGATGTTTTGCAACAACTTTATCACTTAGCAATGATGGGAGATATTCCAGCCATTGAGGGCATACTAGAAGCGTTAGCCCCTTCCGATCCAGGATTAGCATCCTTTGTGGCTGAATTGAGTCAACTGACTGCTAATTTCCAAACTAAACAAATACGTACATTTTTAAAAAACTGTATAACTAAGGAGACAAATAAATGATGGCTGATTCTTACTTAAAGTCAATACGTATTTTGTTAGTGGATGACAATCCAAATAATATTAAGGTACTTTCAGAAGCAATACACGCATATGGCTGGAAAGCTCTGATGGCAACAGACGGAGAGTCAGCGATCGAACAAACAGAATACGCTCAACCCGATCTCATTCTCCTAGATGTTATGATGCCCGGTATCGATGGATTTGAGACTTGTCGCAGATTGAAAGCCAATCCTGACACTCAGAATATCCCAATTGTGTTTATGACTGCTCTGTCAGATTCTACGGACAAAGTGAAAGGATTGGAAATTGGTGCAGTTGATTACATTACCAAACCCTTTCAGCAAGAAGAAGTCATTGCTCGATTAAAGTTACATCTTAAAATCTCTCATCTCACCCGTACTCTAGAACAAAGGGTACAAGAACGCACGGGACAATTAACCAAATCATTACAACAATTACAACAAACTCAACTACAACTGATCCAAAGTGAGAAAATGTCCACTCTAGGACAACTTGTTGCAGGTATTGGTCATGAGATTAATAACCCTATTGGTTTTATTGGAGGAAATTTCTGCCACATTGAGGAATATATAAACGATCTTCTGCGTTTATTGAGGCTCCAACAACAAAAGCTACCACCATCTCCAGATATTGAAGAGCTTATTGAAGAAATTGATTTAGAGTATTTAACTGAAGATTTACCAAAACTGCTAGCATCAATGCACCAAGGAATTGACCGTCTTAAGGACATTAGTCTCTCTCTTAGAACTTTTGCTCGTGCCGATATATCCTCTAAAGTTGAGTTTCAAATTCATGAAGGTATTGATAGCACTTTGATGCTTTTAAAACATAGATTAAAAGGTAACGGAGATTGCCCTACAATCGAAATTGTTAAACAGTATGGTGATTTACCAGCAATTACTTGCTATCCCGGACAACTGAACCAAGTTTTTATGAACATCATCGCTAATGCCATTGATGCATTTGATGACCTCGAACGCAGCAATTCTTCTCAAGAGATGGCTGCTTTTCCAAACACAATTACGCTCGCTACATCGGTTGATTCCGAGCAAGGAACTGTCACAATTTGCATCCAAGATAATGGTCCTGGTATAGTTCCTGAAATACAAGCTCGAATTTTTGAACCATCTTTTACAACCAAGCCTGTAGGTAAAGGGACTGGACTGGGATTAGCTATCAGCCACCAAATTATTGTTGACAAACATAACGGACAAATCAGCTGCTCATCAGTCCCCGGTACAGGTACGAAATTTACAATTACTCTTCCAATTGCGAGTGATTGTTAACTATCGAACAAACTTCCACTCTAAGGTTTTAATGGGTGAAGTCTGTAGTGCTTCTGAAAGTTCTTCATTACTGTCAAATTTTAATTTTTCCAGATAAGTAGCCTCTACATTTACAGTAAACTTGTCTTCTAAAAAAGGCCAAGGTTTGACTGTTACCCCATCACTGCGTTCTATCACATCATAACGATTGCCATCTGGCAGAGTAGCAATTTCTAAAGCACGTTCGCCCACAGGTAACATCCGATTGCACAAGATAAGGGACAGGCGATCGCACCACTGAAAAAACTCGTAAGCTTCTGCTGCGTCGTCTTTTGAAATATTCAACTCCTGTCGCCACTGTTCCTGATGTTGGAGTTGCTCGTCCAAAAACTTATCCAACTCTGGTGACTCTCCACGCTTACCTTCATTCAGAAAGCTCATGTGCATGGAAATCATCATTGCCACCCACCGTCCCCGATATCGAGCGTTGTGCGTGAGTTGTCGCAACTTGTTTATATCAGTTTTTTTAGCAAGAGTAAAGTCTAAAGGTGCGCCCGCTTCTGTCAGGTGATTGCCTTCCCATTCCTTTTCCAAATCGTCGTGATGGGAAATAGCAGCAATTGTCTCCAGCCAACGTACAGGACGTTTTGTAGGATGCCAGTGTCCGGCAATCTGAGCAGCAAGCAAAGCATGGGCGCGATGGTAAATCACTTCCCAACCTTTTTCGTGTAAATTAGCAATCATGAATTAAACTTAGATGCTCGTGTAATATGGATTTGCTTTCTCATATTGCACTGATTCAAAATAAAAATTCATCTTATCTAAGATAGGAATTGAGCACGGAAAAGTACGAAAAAAGCATTCTATGAATAGATTGACATCTAAAGATTGGATGATTATTACCCAACGACTGACTCCTTACTTATTTTTGCTGCCAGCAATGGTCATTTTAGGGTTAACCGTTTTTTGGCCCGCACTGCAAGCGTTTTACCTGAGTTTTACCCGATATGAATACGATCTAACCCAGATGCCACAGTGGGTGGGTTTAGCCAATTTTAACAAATTGTGGAAAGATCCAGTTTTTTGGAAAACTTTGGGGAACACCCTATTATACCTTGTAGGTGTCGTGCCAATTTTGGTGATTGCTCCCCTAGTACTGGCAATTTTAGTCAACCAAAAACTGCGTGGCATGAACTGGTTTAGAGCAGCGTATTACACGCCAGTTGTCATTTCCATGGTAGTTGCTGGGATCGCTTGGAGGTGGTTGTATGCAGAAACGGGTTTGCTAAACCAACTGCTTAAGGGTATTTTTCCAGGAGGAATTCCTTGGCTCACCAGTCCCCAATTGGCACTTTACAGCGTGATGGCTGTGACTGTTTGGAAGGGATTGGGTTACTACATGGTAATTTATCTAGCAGGGTTACAATCTATTCCCAGCGATATTTATGAAGCAGCAGCTATAGACGGCTCAGATGGTATTGGCAAGCATTGGGATATCACTATACCCTTGATGCAACCTTATTTGGGTTTAGTTGCAGTGATATCAGCAATTTCTGCCACTAAGGTATTTGAAGAAATATATATCATGACCCAAGGCGGACCGGGTAATAGCTCGAAGACGATTGTTTACTATTTATATGAGCAAGCATTTACAAACTTGGAAATTAACTATGCTTGTACGATTGGGCTCGTACTCTTTTTAATTATTTTGGGACTGTCTGTTTTGCGATTATCAATCGATCGCAGTACGGGAGAAACGTTGCAAAGCAGCCGCCTCTAATTTTTATGCCGCTACTCTTGACTTGCTTGATAAGTTGAGAGTCGCGGATTTGAATGACGACTTATAGTTATATTGGCGGCACAATAAGAATCAGTTTTCAAACGCTTCGCTACGAGCTTTCATGCGATCCATCACAGCCAGAGCTAAATCATAATATGTCAGATATGCAAAATTCCGTAGATTTAT
It encodes the following:
- a CDS encoding carbohydrate ABC transporter permease, with translation MNRLTSKDWMIITQRLTPYLFLLPAMVILGLTVFWPALQAFYLSFTRYEYDLTQMPQWVGLANFNKLWKDPVFWKTLGNTLLYLVGVVPILVIAPLVLAILVNQKLRGMNWFRAAYYTPVVISMVVAGIAWRWLYAETGLLNQLLKGIFPGGIPWLTSPQLALYSVMAVTVWKGLGYYMVIYLAGLQSIPSDIYEAAAIDGSDGIGKHWDITIPLMQPYLGLVAVISAISATKVFEEIYIMTQGGPGNSSKTIVYYLYEQAFTNLEINYACTIGLVLFLIILGLSVLRLSIDRSTGETLQSSRL
- a CDS encoding hybrid sensor histidine kinase/response regulator, which translates into the protein MADSYLKSIRILLVDDNPNNIKVLSEAIHAYGWKALMATDGESAIEQTEYAQPDLILLDVMMPGIDGFETCRRLKANPDTQNIPIVFMTALSDSTDKVKGLEIGAVDYITKPFQQEEVIARLKLHLKISHLTRTLEQRVQERTGQLTKSLQQLQQTQLQLIQSEKMSTLGQLVAGIGHEINNPIGFIGGNFCHIEEYINDLLRLLRLQQQKLPPSPDIEELIEEIDLEYLTEDLPKLLASMHQGIDRLKDISLSLRTFARADISSKVEFQIHEGIDSTLMLLKHRLKGNGDCPTIEIVKQYGDLPAITCYPGQLNQVFMNIIANAIDAFDDLERSNSSQEMAAFPNTITLATSVDSEQGTVTICIQDNGPGIVPEIQARIFEPSFTTKPVGKGTGLGLAISHQIIVDKHNGQISCSSVPGTGTKFTITLPIASDC
- a CDS encoding CHASE2 domain-containing protein; translated protein: MWRKFQAFIQRTRSILIITPSVTLTVLVGQSLGLFNLPEWKLRDEWVRLRQVMPIQETIANEIVVVTIDERDIQSVGKWPIPDWALAQLLAKIRAQQPRAIGLDLYRDLPEGKGYEQLVQIFRTTPNLFGVEKITGERVNPPPELKKRDRVGFADLVLDGDRQVRRALLTAKDAKEQDTLKAGLATRVALQYLEAEGIALESIDPQQQKFRLGKAVYSPLKNQEAGYPEIELGGYQILLNWYGSETAFHTVTLRDVLAGKLPANLIRDRMVFIGSVAASTNDFFSTPFSSSFISAQKPTPGVVVHANIAYQLVQGAKVGNTNLHGVSGIFLPLWIVFWSTVGSTGSWYLASVRTGRRIPGGKILWATVLICVAYMASACGIFLNGVLIPVSPVLAAFISSVIATTNAYKQRKLEETNRQLEIANNQLSDYSKTLEIKVEERTHELFEAKLAADAANQAKSEFLANMSHELRTPLNGILGYAQLLERSPNLTDKSREGISIIHQCGSHLLMLINDILDLSKIEARKLELVTTNVHLLTFLHSVTEICSIRAKQKGIAFNVFISDRLPSAIQTDEKRLRQVLINLLGNAVKFTDTGSVTFKVNAIAHQCQQLTGDTGQITHQTIRFQIEDTGIGMSPKQLEKIFLPFEQVGDSGKRAEGTGLGLTISQRIVALMGSQIQVQSRLGEGSVFWLDLTVPLSHDWDARVAPLNRQIIGIQNSEPQILIIDDDDKHRSMLMGVLQEIGCRTLEATDGKQGLQMVAKYKPDAILLDLAMPHMDGFEFMVHLQANPQTHDIPIIVSSANVFEENRQQSLQAGALAFLPKPLQIDELFNMLQSVLGVEWIYAQSTPQQLFPKRQEIPESEWVLPSQDVLQQLYHLAMMGDIPAIEGILEALAPSDPGLASFVAELSQLTANFQTKQIRTFLKNCITKETNK
- a CDS encoding DUF3891 family protein, which codes for MIANLHEKGWEVIYHRAHALLAAQIAGHWHPTKRPVRWLETIAAISHHDDLEKEWEGNHLTEAGAPLDFTLAKKTDINKLRQLTHNARYRGRWVAMMISMHMSFLNEGKRGESPELDKFLDEQLQHQEQWRQELNISKDDAAEAYEFFQWCDRLSLILCNRMLPVGERALEIATLPDGNRYDVIERSDGVTVKPWPFLEDKFTVNVEATYLEKLKFDSNEELSEALQTSPIKTLEWKFVR